The DNA sequence ATGCTGGTGTTGATTTTATCGAAGGCAGTTTTAACTTAATTATCAGGCAGCATTCTGACAGTTCAGCGCCTGACCAGCCTTCAGTTACCTCTGAGGAAACTAACCGGCGTGAACCTACATTTCCTGCAAAACCAGGACTTCCTGAAAAAACACCAGAGTCAGCAGCCTTAAAAAAAAAACGGATGACCGGAAAAACATTTCGCTTGCCACGGTGCTTGAGCAGCTGAACACCGGAATTAACTCTCGACTTTGGGGACCGGTGTTGGAGAAGGCCTTTGCCGATTTTAATTTTAATAACGATCGACGTAAAGCTGTAGCAATCGGACAGTTTATGGTAGAGGCAGAGGAGGATTTCAGCCGTCTGGAGGAGGATCTGAACTACAGTTCGGCAGAGAGAATCATGCAGGTTTTTGGATCGCATTTTAGTAATGAACAGGAAGCCGAAGCATTTTGCTTTCAGCCCGAAAAACTGGCAAATCGTGTTTACGCTAAGCGGCTGGGAAATGGCCCGGAAGATTCGGGTGAGGGCTATCTTTATCGCGGGCGAGGGCTGATACAGATCACCGGGAAAAATATGTATCAAAAGTTCGCCGACGCGACTAATAAAAATATTACTGATGCCGTTAATTTCTGCACCACGCCACAGGGCGCAGCGAACTCCGCCTGCTGGTATTTTAAAGATACCGGATGCCTGGAGCTGGCTGATAAATGGGATCTGGATGGAATAACCAGACGAGTAAACGGTGGAGCAGAGCTTGATATGAGTAAACGTGATAGTCAATGTGAAGCTGCACTGACGATACTTGAAAACGCTTCAGGTCATTCATGTTAACAATATAGCGGACAGCGGGAGGTAGAAATTCATTAAAGACATTTCAAATTTACCCATTATCTTTATAACATTACCGAAGAGGTTTGCCATGAAAAACATTAATCGCTTCAAAGTTATTATCATGTTGGTGCTTCTCGCACAAGTCCCTGCATCTTTTGCTGCAACGTTGGAACTGGATGCGACTTGTGCACATTACACCAATTTTAATACAACGGCAGGTCAGACGCTGACCAAATCAGGTAAATCAAATAATGGCACTACGGCTTATATATGGATCAATGGTACCAATACAGGTTTCAGGATCCCTTCGGGCGTCTCTTCCTGTAATTATCAGGCAAATGGCAATACCACTTTCTGTTTTCATAATTCGACTAACCCTAATGTTGGCACTCAGGTAAGCGTGACCAATGACCATCTTGTTTCTAATGCCTGTCAGGCATTCTGATTAAGCCAGCACTTCCAGGGGATTGTCACGTTGTGAAGCATGCCTGGCTCCACGACACGTTACGCCACTTCTCTATACCCGGCTATCAGCTGTAAGGATGGTCGGGTCTCAATCATTTACGTCATCAGGTCGGATAAAATAAAAGGTGGCGACCCGGCAAAAAATTCGCCCAATATTTGTGAGTGAAGTCAGCAAACTATTCATTCTAATCTAGTCTTAACAAATGAAGCTCTCCCGAGTCTGACCGTCATTCGTTCTTTGAAGTTAACGCCTGGCCGGGTAGCTGCCTGGCAGCAGAACGTTTGCGGTATCGCTCACTCCCGAACATAACGGAGAAACCCGTGACAGTAACGATTTCAGCCAATGTCGACCCCTTACTGAGTCAGGAAAGCGAACTGCGCAGGCTGCGTGACGCAGTCAACCAGCGTCTGTCCCAACTTTTACCGGTGGGCAGCGAACGAGATCGGATAAGTGAAGCGATGCGGGAAGGCACGCTCGCGCCCGGTAAACGCATTCGGCCCTTGCTGTTAATGCTGGCCGCCGGTGATTTAGGCTGCGACAGAAATCATCCCGGCCTGCTGGATCTGGCCTGTGCCGTCGAGATGACGCATGCGGCCTCGCTGATGCTGGATGATATTCCCTGCATGGACGATGCGGCGCTACGGCGGGGTAGACCGACCATCCACCGGCAATTTGGCCAGGACGTGGCGATTCTGGCGGCGGTTGCGCTGCTGAGCAACGCCTTTGGCGTGGTGGCGGGCGCGGCGGGATTGTCGGATACCTGCCGCACTCAGGCCGTCGCTGAACTCTCTGCGGCGGTCGGTTTACAGGGGCTGGTTCAGGGGCAATTCCGGGATCTGCGCGAGGGTAACGCTGCCCGCAGCGCCGAAGCCATTGCCGATACCAATGAGTTGAAAACCAGCGTGCTGTTTAACGCCACCTTGCAAATGGCCGCGCTGGCAGCGAATGCCTCACCAGCGGTGAAGAGCAAACTGAACTGCTTTGCCCGCGAGCTGGGTCAGGCGTTTCAGCTACTGGACGACCTGGCCGACGGACACAGCGGCACCGGTAAGGATACGAATAAAGACGAGGGCAAATCTACGCTGGTGGCGCTGCTAGGCGCTGAAGCGGTGCGGCAACGCCTGCGCGAACACCTGCACAGCGCCGACCAGCATTTCTCATGGGCCTGTCAGCAGGGCCTGGCGACAAGGCAGTTTATGCAAACGTGGTTCAGTCAGCAGCTGGCAACGTTTAGTTAACCTTGAAGGGCATTCCGGCTTTGCTTTTAATGGAGAGTTAATGAAGGACGCAAACCTTATCCAGCGTAAAAACGACCATCTGGACATCGTGCTGAACCCCTCTCGCGCTGTCCATTCCGCCCGCACGGGATTTGAAAACTGGCACTTTGAACACTGTGCGTTGCCCGAGCTGGATCTTGACAGCATCGACCTTCACAGCACTCTTTTTGGACGAGCCCTTAAAGCACCGCTATTGATCAGTTCGATGACCGGCGGGGCCGCTCGCGCCAGACATATTAATCGTCATCTTGCTGAAACAGCGCAGCTGCTGGGCCTGGCAATGGGCGTTGGATCGCAGCGCGTGGCGCTGGAAAGCAGCGGGCAGGAAGGATTGAATCGCGAACTGCGTGATATCGCGCCCGATATTCCCCTGCTGGCGAACCTCGGCGCGGCCCAGATCAAAGGCTCTCGCGGGCTGGATTATGCGCGGCGTGCGGTTGAAATGATCGATGCGGATGCGTTGATTATCCACCTTAACCCACTTCAGGAAGCGCTACAGAAGGATGGCGACCGCGACTGGCGCGGCGTTCTTGCTGCTATCAGCCAACTGACTGCAACGCTGGAGGTGCCGGTTGTGGTGAAAGAGGTGGGAGCAGGCCTTTCTTGCGCCGTCGGCCAACGGCTGGCCGGGGCAGGCGTAGCAATGCTGGACGTGGCGGGCGCAGGCGGCACCAGCTGGGCTGCGGTTGAGGGTGAGCGGGCCAGCGATCCGCGGCTGCGCGCCGTGGCAATGGCTTTTGCCAACTGGGGAATTCCCTGTGCCCAGGCGCTGCGCGACCTGCATCATTCACTGCCCACAATGCCGCTGATCGCTTCTGGCGGTATCAAAGACGGTATTGACGTTGCCAAGGCGCTCTGTCTGGGCGCCGATTTGGTGGGTCAGGCGGCCGCCGTGCTGCACAGCGCGAATACCTCTGCGCAGGCTGTCACCGATCACTTCCAGACGATCATCGAGCAGCTGCGCATTGCCTGTTTCTGTACCGGCAGCAGCAACCTTAGCGAACTTCGTCAGGCTCCGCTGCGCTACAGCGGAGCGAATGCATGAGCCATTTCGCGGTGATCACGCCGCCGCTCTACAGTCATTTACATGCGATGCAGGCGCTGGCGCAGGTGCTGATTGCCCGCGGACATCGGATCACTTTTATTCAGCCCGCTTCTGCGGGTGCAACGTCCCTTGAGCGGGATATCGCCGTGCACTACGTCGGCGTGGCCGCCGCCGATCTGGCGGGCAGGCCAGGTGAGATTTCTTTGTTCAGCCTGATCGGTCAAATGTCCCGTACCACCGAAATGCTGTGTCGGGAACTGCCCGGCGCACTGAACGCGCTGAAGGTGGATGGGCTAATTGTCGATCAGATGGAAGCGGCGGGCGGGTTGGTGGCCGACGCGTTAGGACTGCCTTTTGTCTCGGTAGCCTGCGCGCTGCCGGTTAACCGTGAAACCGGCCTGCCGCTGCCGGTGATGCCGTTTGACTACGCAACCGACAAGCGCGCGCTGAAGCTTTACGATACCAGCAGCCGGGTTTACGACTGGCTGATGCGCAGCCACGATCGGGTGATTGCCCGCAACGCGGCGAAATTTGGCCTGACGCCGCGGAAAAGCCTGGATCAGTGCCTGTCGCCGCTGGCGCAAATCAGCCAAACCGTGCCGCTGCTGGATTTTCCCCGCCAGGCGTTGCCAGCCTGTTTCCACCACGTCGGGCCGCTGCGGAGCCAGAAAGCGGGCAGCGCGAAAAGCGCATGGCCCGTTTCACCGTCGCGTCCTTTTGTATTCGCCTCGCTGGGAACGCTACAGGGCCATCGGTTTGGGCTGTTCAAAACTATTGCTCACGCCTGCCGCAGCCTTGATGTGCAGCTATTAATCGCCCATTGCGGCGGTCTGAATGCCCACCAGGCCGATGTACTGCTGGCCAGCGGCGCGAACTGGGTGACCGATTTTGCCGATCAGCCACAGGTGCTACAGCAGGCACAGGCCGTTATCACGCACGGTGGGTTGAATACGGTGGTGGATGCGGTAAATAGCGCCACGCCCATTCTTGCGGTGCCAATTGCCTTCGATCAGCCCGGCGTGGCTGCCCGCGTCGCGTGGAACGGCCTTGGCCGCCGGGTCTGCCGTTTTGCCACCAGCAGCACGATGGCGAAAAATTTAAGCCTGTTGCTGAGCGATGACGGCTACCCACGCCGTCTCGCCGCTGCCCGCCAACAGCTACAACAGGCGGGCGGCGCGCTGCGTGCTGCGGATATTATCGAACAGGCATTTAAAACCCAGCCCGCAAGGCTTGAGGCGGCGGGATGAAGCAATGGGATGTTATTTTGGCCGGCGGCGGGCTGGCGAACGGATTGATCGCCCTGCGTCTGCGCCAGCAGCAGCCGTCGTTACGTCTGTTGATGGTGGAAGCGGGGCCTTCAGCGGGCGGCAATCACACCTGGTCTTTCCATGAAGACGATTTAACCGCTGAGCAACATCGCTGGATTGCGCCGCTGGTAGCGCATCGCTGGCAAGGCTATGACGTGCGCTTTCCTCGTTTTACCCGCACGCTCACCAGCGACTACCTCAGTATTACCTCGGAACGCTTTGCAGAGGCAATTGGCGAACTGCTGGGCGAAGATTTGCTGACAGGCTGTGAAATCAGCGCGCTAACCCCGCAGAGCGTCCGGCTTGCCGATGGCCGAACCTTCACCGCTGGCGCGGTGATTGATGGCCGTGGCTATCGGCCCAGCCGGTATCATACGATTGGGCTTCAGGCGTTTCTGGGACAGCAATGGCAGCTGGCGCAGCCGCATGGGCTTCAACGTCCGATCCTGATGGATGCCACGGTCGACCAACAGCAAAGCTACCGCTTTGTGTATACGCTGCCGCTTTCCGCCGACACGCTGCTGATCGAGGATACGCACTATCAGGACAGCGTGGCGCTGGAACCTGATGCCGCCCGTCAACGTATTGCAGATTATGCTGCCGCGCAGGGCTGGCAGCTCCAGACATTACAGCGAGAGGAGCGGGGCAGCCTGCCCATTACCCTGGCGGGGCAACCCGCGGCGTTTCGTGCGCAACATCAGCTTCCCTGTAGCGGCTTGCGGGCCGGGCTGTTTCATCCAACCACCGGCTATTCACTGCCTCTCGCCGCGTCTCTGGCCGATTTGATCGCCCGCCAGCCGACGCCAACATCGGCATCGCTGAATGCAGCGATCGGGCATTTCTCGGCCCGTCAGTGGCGGCAACAACGTTTCTTCCGCGTACTTAATCGTATGCTGTTTCTGGCCGGGCCACCGGCGCAAAGATGGCAAATTATGCAGCGTTTCTATTCTCTTGATGACCGGCTAATCGCCAGGTTTTACGCCGGTCATCCGACGCTTACCGACAGGATCCGTATTCTGACCGGTAAGCCACCGGTACCCGTTGGCGAAGCTCTGCTGGCGGTACTCAAAAAAACTTCCAGGTTGCGAGCTTTCAGATGAAGAAAACAATTGTTATTGGCGCTGGATTAGGTGGACTGGCTTTAGCAATCCGTCTTCAGGCCTCAGGGCTGTCTACCCTTTTACTTGAAGGGCGTGACAAGCCCGGCGGGCGGGCCTATGTCCGCCGTGAACAGGGTTTCGTCTTTGACATGGGGCCAACGGTGATCACCGATCCCTCCGCCATCGAGGAGCTGTTTACCTGTGGCGGCAAGCGGATAGCAGAATATATCGATCTGCTGCCGGTGACGCCTTTTTACCGGCTGTGCTGGGAATCGGGCGAAGTGCTGGAATACGGCAACGATCAGCAGCGGCTGGAGGAGCAAATTGCGCGTTTCAATCCTGACGATGTCGAGGGCTACCGTAAGTTCTTCCGCTATTCCGGCGAGGTATTCAAGGAAGGGTATCTGAAGCTGGGGTTTGTGCCGTTTCTCTCTTTTCGCGATATGATCCATGCCGGCCCCCAGCTGGTGAAACTGCAGGCGTGGCGCAGCGTCTACAGCCTGGTGTCGAAATTCATCAAAAACGAACACCTGCGGCAGGCGTTCTCCTTTCACTCGCTGCTGGTCGGCGGCAACCCTTTTGCCACTTCCTCAATCTATACGCTGATCCACGCGCTGGAGCGGCAGTGGGGCGTCTGGTTCCCCAGAGGCGGCACCAATCAGCTGGTCCACTGCATGACCCGGCTTTATCGCGAGCTGGGCGGCGAGATGATCGTGAACGCCAAAGTAGAGCGTCTGGAAACGGAAGGCGATCGCATCAGCGCGGTGCGCTTGCAGGATGGCCGTCGTTTTGAAGCGGCAGCCGTGGCCTCCAACGCTGACGTGGTACATACCTATGACAAACTGCTTAGCGACCACCCGCGAGGCAAAAAGCGGGCGGCCGAGTTGAAAAAAATGAGCATGAGTAACTCGCTGTTTGTGGTCTATTTTGGCCTGAATAATCCGCACAGCCAGCTGGAACATCATACCGTCTGCTTCGGGCCGCGCTACAAGGAGCTGCTCGACGATATCTTCCATAAAGATTCATTGTCGGACGATTTCTCACTTTATCTGCATGCACCGTGCAAAACCGATCCGACCATGGCGCCGCCGGGCTGCGGCACCTTTTACGCGCTGGCACCGGTGCCGCATTTAGGCACGGCCAATATTGACTGGGATGTTGAAGGGCCGCGCTTCCGCGAGCGCATTTTCGACTATCTGGAAAAACACCATATGCCGGGCCTGCGCGAGCAGCTGGTGACGCATCATATTATGACGCCCTTTGATTTTCGTGATGAGCTTGACGCGCACCTGGGGTCAGCGTTTTCTGTCGAACCGCTGCTAACCCAAAGCGCCTGGTTCCGCCCACACAATCGCGACGACCAAATCGAAAACCTTTATCTGGTTGGCGCGGGCACGCATCCCGGTGCGGGGATCCCGGGCGTGCTGGCTTCGGCCAAAGTCACCGCTAACCTGATGATTGAGGACAGCAGGAAATGAATCAGCCTTTACTGGCGCACGCGACCGAAACCATGGCCGTGGGGTCGAAAAGCTTTGCGACTGCCTCAAAGCTGTTTGATCCGGTTACCCGCCGCAGCGCACTGATGCTCTATGCCTGGTGTCGGCACTGTGACGACGTGATCGATGGGCAGACGCTGGGCTTTAACAGCGATATCAACCCGCAGGAGAGTCCGCAGCACAGGCTGGCAGGGCTTCGGACGCAAACGCTACGCGCCTGTGCAGGCGAACCGATGCAGGAACCCGCCTTTGCCGCTTTTCAGGAGGTGGCGCTGGCGCATGGCATTCCACAGCAGCAGGCTTTCGATCATCTGGAAGGCTATGCCATGGATGTGCGCGGCCAGCTTTGCCATACCTTTGATGACACGCTGCGCTATTGCTACCACGTCGCGGGCGTAGTGGGGCTGATGATGGCGCGGGTGATGGGCGTGCGTGATGAGGCCGTGCTGGATCGTGCCTGCGATTTGGGGCTGGCATTTCAGCTGACCAATATTTCGCGCGATATTATTGAGGATGCCGAAATGGGACGCTGCTATCTGCCCCTGAGCTGGCTTGAAGAGGCCGGCCTGACGCTGGAAAACTACGCCGCGCCGTCACAGCGGGCGGCACTGGCTGGCGTGGCGCAACGGCTGGTGCTGGCGGCAGAGCCGTATTACCGTTCGGCGCAGGCAGGGCTGCGCGGCCTGCCGCTGCGATCGGCCTGGGCGGTGGCGACCGCAAGCGGCGTTTACCGTGAAATTGGCGTCAAGGTGCGCCGGGCCGGAACGGATGCCTGGGCGCGGCGGGCCGGCACCAGCAAGCTGGAAAAACTGGGGCTGCTGGTGTCCGGCGCGGCTAAGGCCGGGGCTTCCCGGATGGTGTCGTCGTCGCCTCGTCCTGCCGATCTCTGGCAGCGCCCTGGCGCTTCGGACGGCCATGCCGCTGCCGCAGGACTGCCTGAAGTTTAGCAACCGGTGGCGCATAGAGAAAACCAAACGAGACGCAGCCTTCGCGCCCGCGTACCGCATGATGCAGGCGATGCGCCATATAAAGGCGCTTGAGGTAGCCGCGTCTGGGCACGTAGCGGAACGGCCAGCGCTGATGCACCAAACCATCGTGCACCATAAAGTAGAGCAGGCCGTACAGCGTCATGCCCGCGCCAATCCACTGTAGCGGCCAGACGCCGCGGCTGCCGAACGCGATCAGCACAATCGCCAGTACCGCAAACAGCGCCGCATAGAGGTCGTTCAGTTCAAACCGGCTGCTGTGCGGTTCGTGGTGGGAAAGATGCCAGCCCCAGCCCCAGCCATGCATAATATATTTGTGAGCCAGCGCCGCGATGATTTCCATCGCCACGACGGT is a window from the Pantoea sp. CCBC3-3-1 genome containing:
- the fni gene encoding type 2 isopentenyl-diphosphate Delta-isomerase; amino-acid sequence: MKDANLIQRKNDHLDIVLNPSRAVHSARTGFENWHFEHCALPELDLDSIDLHSTLFGRALKAPLLISSMTGGAARARHINRHLAETAQLLGLAMGVGSQRVALESSGQEGLNRELRDIAPDIPLLANLGAAQIKGSRGLDYARRAVEMIDADALIIHLNPLQEALQKDGDRDWRGVLAAISQLTATLEVPVVVKEVGAGLSCAVGQRLAGAGVAMLDVAGAGGTSWAAVEGERASDPRLRAVAMAFANWGIPCAQALRDLHHSLPTMPLIASGGIKDGIDVAKALCLGADLVGQAAAVLHSANTSAQAVTDHFQTIIEQLRIACFCTGSSNLSELRQAPLRYSGANA
- a CDS encoding glycoside hydrolase family 19 protein; amino-acid sequence: MLEQLNTGINSRLWGPVLEKAFADFNFNNDRRKAVAIGQFMVEAEEDFSRLEEDLNYSSAERIMQVFGSHFSNEQEAEAFCFQPEKLANRVYAKRLGNGPEDSGEGYLYRGRGLIQITGKNMYQKFADATNKNITDAVNFCTTPQGAANSACWYFKDTGCLELADKWDLDGITRRVNGGAELDMSKRDSQCEAALTILENASGHSC
- a CDS encoding sterol desaturase family protein, translating into MLWLYNALIVLFTVVAMEIIAALAHKYIMHGWGWGWHLSHHEPHSSRFELNDLYAALFAVLAIVLIAFGSRGVWPLQWIGAGMTLYGLLYFMVHDGLVHQRWPFRYVPRRGYLKRLYMAHRLHHAVRGREGCVSFGFLYAPPVAKLQAVLRQRHGRPKRQGAARDRQDEATTTPSGKPRP
- a CDS encoding glycosyltransferase, with product MSHFAVITPPLYSHLHAMQALAQVLIARGHRITFIQPASAGATSLERDIAVHYVGVAAADLAGRPGEISLFSLIGQMSRTTEMLCRELPGALNALKVDGLIVDQMEAAGGLVADALGLPFVSVACALPVNRETGLPLPVMPFDYATDKRALKLYDTSSRVYDWLMRSHDRVIARNAAKFGLTPRKSLDQCLSPLAQISQTVPLLDFPRQALPACFHHVGPLRSQKAGSAKSAWPVSPSRPFVFASLGTLQGHRFGLFKTIAHACRSLDVQLLIAHCGGLNAHQADVLLASGANWVTDFADQPQVLQQAQAVITHGGLNTVVDAVNSATPILAVPIAFDQPGVAARVAWNGLGRRVCRFATSSTMAKNLSLLLSDDGYPRRLAAARQQLQQAGGALRAADIIEQAFKTQPARLEAAG
- the crtB gene encoding 15-cis-phytoene synthase CrtB, with amino-acid sequence MNQPLLAHATETMAVGSKSFATASKLFDPVTRRSALMLYAWCRHCDDVIDGQTLGFNSDINPQESPQHRLAGLRTQTLRACAGEPMQEPAFAAFQEVALAHGIPQQQAFDHLEGYAMDVRGQLCHTFDDTLRYCYHVAGVVGLMMARVMGVRDEAVLDRACDLGLAFQLTNISRDIIEDAEMGRCYLPLSWLEEAGLTLENYAAPSQRAALAGVAQRLVLAAEPYYRSAQAGLRGLPLRSAWAVATASGVYREIGVKVRRAGTDAWARRAGTSKLEKLGLLVSGAAKAGASRMVSSSPRPADLWQRPGASDGHAAAAGLPEV
- a CDS encoding polyprenyl synthetase family protein, with product MTVTISANVDPLLSQESELRRLRDAVNQRLSQLLPVGSERDRISEAMREGTLAPGKRIRPLLLMLAAGDLGCDRNHPGLLDLACAVEMTHAASLMLDDIPCMDDAALRRGRPTIHRQFGQDVAILAAVALLSNAFGVVAGAAGLSDTCRTQAVAELSAAVGLQGLVQGQFRDLREGNAARSAEAIADTNELKTSVLFNATLQMAALAANASPAVKSKLNCFARELGQAFQLLDDLADGHSGTGKDTNKDEGKSTLVALLGAEAVRQRLREHLHSADQHFSWACQQGLATRQFMQTWFSQQLATFS
- the crtY gene encoding lycopene beta-cyclase CrtY: MKQWDVILAGGGLANGLIALRLRQQQPSLRLLMVEAGPSAGGNHTWSFHEDDLTAEQHRWIAPLVAHRWQGYDVRFPRFTRTLTSDYLSITSERFAEAIGELLGEDLLTGCEISALTPQSVRLADGRTFTAGAVIDGRGYRPSRYHTIGLQAFLGQQWQLAQPHGLQRPILMDATVDQQQSYRFVYTLPLSADTLLIEDTHYQDSVALEPDAARQRIADYAAAQGWQLQTLQREERGSLPITLAGQPAAFRAQHQLPCSGLRAGLFHPTTGYSLPLAASLADLIARQPTPTSASLNAAIGHFSARQWRQQRFFRVLNRMLFLAGPPAQRWQIMQRFYSLDDRLIARFYAGHPTLTDRIRILTGKPPVPVGEALLAVLKKTSRLRAFR
- a CDS encoding phytoene desaturase, translating into MKKTIVIGAGLGGLALAIRLQASGLSTLLLEGRDKPGGRAYVRREQGFVFDMGPTVITDPSAIEELFTCGGKRIAEYIDLLPVTPFYRLCWESGEVLEYGNDQQRLEEQIARFNPDDVEGYRKFFRYSGEVFKEGYLKLGFVPFLSFRDMIHAGPQLVKLQAWRSVYSLVSKFIKNEHLRQAFSFHSLLVGGNPFATSSIYTLIHALERQWGVWFPRGGTNQLVHCMTRLYRELGGEMIVNAKVERLETEGDRISAVRLQDGRRFEAAAVASNADVVHTYDKLLSDHPRGKKRAAELKKMSMSNSLFVVYFGLNNPHSQLEHHTVCFGPRYKELLDDIFHKDSLSDDFSLYLHAPCKTDPTMAPPGCGTFYALAPVPHLGTANIDWDVEGPRFRERIFDYLEKHHMPGLREQLVTHHIMTPFDFRDELDAHLGSAFSVEPLLTQSAWFRPHNRDDQIENLYLVGAGTHPGAGIPGVLASAKVTANLMIEDSRK